Proteins from one Neodiprion fabricii isolate iyNeoFabr1 chromosome 5, iyNeoFabr1.1, whole genome shotgun sequence genomic window:
- the LOC124182109 gene encoding lissencephaly-1 homolog isoform X1, with amino-acid sequence MVEIANSLHEYMLYRNKAIADYLSSNGYQDALEAFKKEADMPGEVERKYGGLLEKKWTSVIRLQKKVMELESKLSEAEKEFIEGAPTRGKRSPTEWIPRPPEKFCLSGHRAPVNRVIFHPVFSLMVSASEDATLKVWDFESGEFERTLKGHTDSVQDIAFDTTGKLLVSCSADMSIKLWDFQQSFACIKTMHGHDHNVSSVAFMPQGDFIVSASRDKTIKMWEVATGYCVKTLAGHREWVRMARVSPCGELIASCSNDQTVRVWHVATKETKVELRDHDHVVECIAWAPETSRGAINAAAGADNKGAHEGPFLASGSRDKTIRVWDVGAGVCLFTLQGHDNWVRGIVFHPGGKYIVSASDDKTLRVWDTRNKRSMKTLEAHMHFCTSVDFHKSHPYVVSGSVDQTVKVWECR; translated from the exons ATGGTGGAAATTGCCAATTCATTGCATGAGTATATGCTCTACAG AAACAAGGCGATTGCAGACTATCTGAGTAGCAACGGATATCAAGATGCCCTGGAAGCGTTCAAGAAGGAAGCTGACATGCCTGGTGAGGTGGAGCGGAAATACGGTGGGTTGCTCGAGAAGAAGTGGACTTCAGTCATAAGACTACAAAAAAAG gTCATGGAACTCGAGTCGAAACTATCAGAGGcagaaaaagaatttattgagGGAGCGCCTACTAGGGGTAAGAGATCACCGACCGAATGGATTCCGAGGCCACCTGAAAAGTTCTGTCTCTCTGGGCATAGGGCGCCTGTAAACAGAGTAATTTTCCACCCAGTATTCAGCCTTATGGTTTCTGCCAGTGAAGACGCCACGCTAAAG GTCTGGGATTTCGAAAGCGGAGAATTTGAGCGAACACTCAAAGGCCACACGGACAGTGTTCAAGATATTGCATTCGATACTACTGGAAAGCTCTTGGTATCCTGCAGCGCTGACATGTCAATCAAGCTGTGGGACTTTCAACAGTCATTTGCCTGCATCAAGACGATGCACGGGCATGACCACAACGTTAGTTCGGTAGCATTCATGCCGCAAGGAGACTTTATTGTCAGCGCGTCACGGGACAAGACCATAAAAATGTGGGAG GTTGCTACTGGTTATTGTGTAAAAACGCTTGCGGGGCACAGGGAATGGGTCCGTATGGCACGGGTGAGTCCTTGCGGCGAACTGATTGCAAGCTGCTCAAACGACCAGACTGTCAGGGTATGGCACGTTGCAACTAAAGAAACCAAG GTCGAACTGAGGGATCACGATCATGTTGTGGAATGTATCGCGTGGGCCCCGGAAACATCGCGTGGAGCGATCAACGCTGCAGCTGGAGCAGACAATAAGGGGGCACACGAGGGACCCTTCCTGGCATCTGGATCCCGAGACAAGACAATACGCGTGTGGGACGTTGGGGCTGGGGTATGTCTATTCACTCTCCAAGGGCATGATAACTGGGTACGTGGAATAGTGTTCCACCCAGGTGGTAAATATATAGTCAGTGCATCAGACGATAAGACGCTGCGGGTATGGGACACCCGCAACAAACGGTCAATGAAGACGCTTGAGGCACACATGCACTTCTGCACGTCTGTTG ATTTTCACAAGAGCCATCCATACGTGGTAAGCGGTAGCGTGGATCAGACGGTAAAGGTTTGGGAATGCCGCTAG
- the LOC124182109 gene encoding lissencephaly-1 homolog isoform X2, translating into MKMVLSQRQREELNKAIADYLSSNGYQDALEAFKKEADMPGEVERKYGGLLEKKWTSVIRLQKKVMELESKLSEAEKEFIEGAPTRGKRSPTEWIPRPPEKFCLSGHRAPVNRVIFHPVFSLMVSASEDATLKVWDFESGEFERTLKGHTDSVQDIAFDTTGKLLVSCSADMSIKLWDFQQSFACIKTMHGHDHNVSSVAFMPQGDFIVSASRDKTIKMWEVATGYCVKTLAGHREWVRMARVSPCGELIASCSNDQTVRVWHVATKETKVELRDHDHVVECIAWAPETSRGAINAAAGADNKGAHEGPFLASGSRDKTIRVWDVGAGVCLFTLQGHDNWVRGIVFHPGGKYIVSASDDKTLRVWDTRNKRSMKTLEAHMHFCTSVDFHKSHPYVVSGSVDQTVKVWECR; encoded by the exons ATGAAAATGGTCTTGTCTCAACGTCAGCGGGAGGAGTT AAACAAGGCGATTGCAGACTATCTGAGTAGCAACGGATATCAAGATGCCCTGGAAGCGTTCAAGAAGGAAGCTGACATGCCTGGTGAGGTGGAGCGGAAATACGGTGGGTTGCTCGAGAAGAAGTGGACTTCAGTCATAAGACTACAAAAAAAG gTCATGGAACTCGAGTCGAAACTATCAGAGGcagaaaaagaatttattgagGGAGCGCCTACTAGGGGTAAGAGATCACCGACCGAATGGATTCCGAGGCCACCTGAAAAGTTCTGTCTCTCTGGGCATAGGGCGCCTGTAAACAGAGTAATTTTCCACCCAGTATTCAGCCTTATGGTTTCTGCCAGTGAAGACGCCACGCTAAAG GTCTGGGATTTCGAAAGCGGAGAATTTGAGCGAACACTCAAAGGCCACACGGACAGTGTTCAAGATATTGCATTCGATACTACTGGAAAGCTCTTGGTATCCTGCAGCGCTGACATGTCAATCAAGCTGTGGGACTTTCAACAGTCATTTGCCTGCATCAAGACGATGCACGGGCATGACCACAACGTTAGTTCGGTAGCATTCATGCCGCAAGGAGACTTTATTGTCAGCGCGTCACGGGACAAGACCATAAAAATGTGGGAG GTTGCTACTGGTTATTGTGTAAAAACGCTTGCGGGGCACAGGGAATGGGTCCGTATGGCACGGGTGAGTCCTTGCGGCGAACTGATTGCAAGCTGCTCAAACGACCAGACTGTCAGGGTATGGCACGTTGCAACTAAAGAAACCAAG GTCGAACTGAGGGATCACGATCATGTTGTGGAATGTATCGCGTGGGCCCCGGAAACATCGCGTGGAGCGATCAACGCTGCAGCTGGAGCAGACAATAAGGGGGCACACGAGGGACCCTTCCTGGCATCTGGATCCCGAGACAAGACAATACGCGTGTGGGACGTTGGGGCTGGGGTATGTCTATTCACTCTCCAAGGGCATGATAACTGGGTACGTGGAATAGTGTTCCACCCAGGTGGTAAATATATAGTCAGTGCATCAGACGATAAGACGCTGCGGGTATGGGACACCCGCAACAAACGGTCAATGAAGACGCTTGAGGCACACATGCACTTCTGCACGTCTGTTG ATTTTCACAAGAGCCATCCATACGTGGTAAGCGGTAGCGTGGATCAGACGGTAAAGGTTTGGGAATGCCGCTAG